The nucleotide window GCACGGGAGCGAACGTTACGTCCGTCATTTCCGTGTACGAGCGGTTGGCGCCGCCCGGCGTGTATTCGGTGATCTTGCCGGTGACGCGCACGCGCTGGCCGACCGCCACGCCATCGGCCGCGGCTGCGTTGTAGACATACAGCCCGTCGGACGTGGCGGGATCGCCGTCGCCATTGCCGTCCTGCAGGAAGAACCCGCCCGCCACCTTGGCCGTGACGATGCCTTCGGTGGTCTGCTCGGTGTTCGCGTACTGGCTGGTGGCACCGCTGCCCTGGATCTGCGGGATGGTGTGCGTGACGGGTGCCAGCGGGCGCACCGAAATGCCGACCGTGCAGCTGGCTTCCTGCGCATCGTCGTTGGCGAAGCGTACCGTGACGGGGAAATCGCCCAGCGGGGCATCCGCCGCCACTTCGATGCGCCCGGATGCGCTGCCACCTTCGGCGCTGGCGGACGTGAACGCCAGGCCGATGCCCGGCACCGCGGCGGACGTGATCGACGCCGCGTTGACGATGCTGTCGGCATCGCTGGCCGCCAGCAGGGTGCCGCCGGCATAGCCCTGCGCGATAGCGAGGCTGGACGGGCAGCGCAGCACGATCGGCTTGACCGCTGGTACAGTGCACGAATGGGCCGGCTCGGCGGCGTTGCGCGGGACCGGTTCGGCCACGGCGAAGTCGGCGCGGTTGTCGTCGGTGTCGATGCAGCCGGCTTCATTGCGCAGCACTGCGGTGGCGTTGCCCGTGCCACCGGCCGGCGCGGTGCCCTCGAAGTGCCCGGCGCTGCCCCAGCCGACCAGGTCGACCAGTGCCCCGCCGGTCGGCGCCGCGCCAGCCAGGGCGGCGGTGGAACTGACCAGCGCCACCTTGCCGCCACTGCCGCTCATCGGGATCGTACCGGTCGTGTCCGGGTCCAGCGCCACGCTGCCGCCATTGCCGGAAGCCTGCTGTACCAGGTAATACTTGCCGGGCTCCAGCGTGACGGTGGGCAAGCGCGTCACTTGCCAGCTGCTGCCCGCCGTGCTGGCATATTGCACGCTCCAGTTCGTCAGCGTGACGGCCGCATCGCTCCGGTTGAACAGTTCGATGAAATCGGACTTCAGCGTGGCGCCGCTATTGCCGCCGCCGCCATAGACCTGGCTGATGACGATGTCGGAAGCGGCGAAGGCCGGGGCGGCCAGCGAGGTGGCCAGGGCAGCGGCCAGGGCCGTGGCCAGCGCGGTCTTGCGGCACGGAGTCGGAGCGTGTGGTGTCATGGTATCCCTGCAATCTTGAGAAAGTGAATCGAATATTGCCTAATGCATATTAGCTAAACGATATGACCCCTTAATGACAGTGCGGACAGTGCGATGTCGTTGGAAACGGGAATGGCAGGGATAAGAATAAACTAATAACTAAAAGACATGGCTCTTAAATGATCGGCCGGCCATCGATTCGCACGCGGGAATGGCCAGGCGTGGCGGCGCCTGGCTGCGCGCGTGCCGACAACGATGACAGGAGGGAGGAGTTGGGCGGTGCCGGCGCACCACGCAGGTCGGCAATGCCGCCTGCTCCGGTACCGGGCCGCCGGCGCTGCAGGGCCACATGCCTGCCGCGCCATGCCGCGGCCGGGAAGCCGGCCGATCCGCCGATGGCGGCCCGTGGGGCTACCTGCGATAGGGCGCGGCGAGCGGTTCGCCGATGAAGACGCCCTGCGCCGGCCAGGCAACGCTGCGCCAGTAGGCTTCGATCGCCGTGCTGCCGTTGGCGTAGTGGCGCAGCAGGACGGCGGGATTGGGGAATTTTTGCCAGAAATTGCACGGCTCGCTCACGGTACCGTAGCTCGCCGTCGCCCCGGCCTGCAGCCACTGCAGGCTGCTCATCTGCCCTCCTCCCAGCAGGTCGCCGCCAGTCGACGTCAAATGGTCGGCCAGTGCGCCGGGCATGAACTGGAGGGTCTCCAGTTTCGGTACCCGCGCCTTGCCGGTCTGGTAGATCATGATGTCGCGCTTGCCTTCCAGCGCATCCGCGCCCAGCGTGTGGATCGTCAGCTTGCGTTGCGGAATGGCGCCGGGCTTCGGGAAGAACCGCGCACGGCTGTTGCGTGCCTGCTCGCTGGTGACAAGATAGTAGGCGCCCGCCTCCGAAACACGGAATCCGCTGGCCTTGCCGCGGTCGATGAGGGCCTTGCCTTCCTCGACGGACTCGGTGGGCAGCAGCATCGCCAGCCGCATGCCTGGCTGGACCCGGCCCGGCAATGCGGACGCATTGAAGTACGGGCTGGCTTTTCCGGGTGCGCATGTGCGGATGCATTGCGCGGCGTCGTAGCCCAGCGCGTAGGCTGCGGTGATGCCGTTGCATTCGACGGCATACGGCGCCGTCCACACCATCAGCACGGCCTGCACACCCGGTTTCAGCTTGCCATCGATCTCCGCCTTGAGGTCGGCGAACTGCTCCGCCGTCAGCTTGCGGGGCTTGCCCGGGATGCGGACATGGACGATGTTCGCGTCCGGGATGCCGCGGGCGGTGCGGTAATACTCACCGAGCTCTACGCTGTTCGGCTCGTCGTCATTGATGACGACCGCCAGCTGGGCCGGCTGCAGCGCCGGCGCCGCATGGACGATGGCGGCGGCCATCAGGACTGGCAGGAGAAAAGCGGATCGCAAAATGGCCGGGCTCCATGTGGTAGGGACAGGACTGCGCATGAGACAACGCTGCAGGTCATGACAAGACAGCGACGGTTGTCACGAGGACGAAAAAAAACGGAAGCCAAAGCTTCCGTTTTCATTATAACGCGTGGTCTCAGCCGCGGCGGCGCAGCGCAACGCCCAGCACGCCCAGGCCGCCCAGCATCAGGGCCAGCGTACCGGGCTCCGGCACCGGGGATACCGAGAGCGTGCCGCTGTAGCTGGCATTCGTGGCTGTGGCGAAGCCGTTCACTTCCAGGAAGTAGTTGCCGGCCTTGAGCATATCGGTGCCTTTGAAGAGCCAGGTCTGGTCGAAGGGATCGTGCAGCGTGCCGTAATACACGGCTTCGGTGACGCCTTCCTGGTACAGGTTGAAGCCGGTGATGCCCAGGCCGGTCTCGTCATCGTATGGTACCGAGGTCATCAGGCCGGTGACGGCCGATGCGGCGTTCAGCTTGAAGGTGTAGCGATCGCTGAAGCCGTTGAACTCCTCGCCCAGCGCGGCGGCGGCCGTTTCAACGGTGCGGGAGAATGCAAACGAGCCGCTGGCGGTCAGCGTGGTCGACATGTCGACGATGCGGCTCTGGTCGATGTAGGCGGCGTGGGCGTGGGTGCCGAATGCCAGCAAGACGGCCAGGCACAGTGGATACAGCTTTTTCATGAAGGTTTCCTGTTCGGTTTACTTGGCGTTGCGGCGCGCGGCAAACGCCAGCACGGCGAGGCCGCCCAGCAGCATGGCGGGCATGGCCGGTTCCGGCACCGGCGAGACGGTGAGCGTGCCATTGGCGGCATACGAGCCGCCTGGCGCCAGCATCGTGCCCGACACCTGGAAGTAGTAAGCGCCGGCGGCCAGGTTGCTGGCGCTCAGGGTCCACTTGTCGAACACGCCATCGGCGTTCAGGAACGACAGCTTGCCCGGTGCCACGGCCAGGTTCGTCAACGCGTCGTAGATACCGAAGCCGGTCAGGTCCAGGCTTTCGTTCCGGCCGGCGGCGGTCGACGTCGCCACGAAGCGCACGCTGGCCTTGCCGCCCAGCGTGAAGTCGAAGCGGTCGGCGAACGTATCGCCTGCCAGCGTATTGCTGAAGTTATTGTCGAATGCCAGAGAATTCTTGCCGGTCTGGACCGTCAGCGTTTCAACGGGCGAGCTGACATTTGCCGCGTGCGCGCCGGCCATCAATACGAGCGCCGCGGTAACGAAAAGAGTGCGTTTCATGCGAAATTCCTGCCGGAAATAAGTATCTGTCAGTAAAAAACTAATTCTGATCGGCAGTATATCAGAACTGCAACGTAAGTTTCACAATCATAATAAAAAAATTGCCACACAACACTTGCGTGTTGTGTGGCAACGAGATCCGCGCCATGCCAGGGATATCGGGCGTCAGGTGCGCTGGTAGACGTCCTCGAAGCGCACGATATCGTCTTCGCCCAGGTAGCTGCCCGACTGCACTTCGATCAGGTGCAGCGGCAGCTTGCCGGGATTTTCCAGGCGATGGCTCATGCCGATGGGGATGTAGGTGGATTCGTTTTCGGTCAGCAGTTCGACCTTGTCGCCGCACGTGACCCGGGCGGTTCCCGATACCACGATCCAATGCTCGGCGCGATGGTGGTGCATCTGCAGCGACAGCTTGCCACCCGGGTTGACGGTGATGCGCTTGACCTGGAAGCGGTCGCCCACGTCGATACCCTCGTAGCAGCCCCACGGACGGTAGACCTTTGTATGATGCAGGTGTTCGGTACGATCCTGGCACTTCAGGTGGTCGACCACCTGCTTGACTCGCTGCACCTGGTCCTTGCGTGCGACCAGTACCGCGTCGTTGGTCTCGACGACCACGACATCTTCGAGGCCAATGACGGCCACGCAGCGGTTTTCCGCGCGCACCAGCGAATTCTTCACGCCATCCAGGTAGACGTCGCCACGGGAGACATTGCCGTTGCTGTCGTGCTGCTGCACTTCCCACAACGCCGACCACGAACCGACATCGTTCCAGCCGATCGCGGCGGGCACGACGACGGCATGGCGCGTATGTTCCATGACCGCATAGTCGATGGAATCGGACGGGCTGGCGGCAAAGGCTGCCTCGTCGAGACGGCAGAAGTCCAGGTCGCGATAGCCCTTTTCCACCGCTTCGGCGGTAGCGCTGGCGATCGCCGGCTGGAACTGCTGCAACTCTTTCAGGTAGTCGCCGGCGCGGAACAGGAACATGCCGCTGTTCCAGAAATATGTGCCGGCATTGACGAATTCTTCGGCGGTAGCGCGATCGGGCTTCTCGACAAAGCGATCCACCTTCAGGCAATTATCGCCGACCGGCAGCGGTTCGCCGCCCTTGATGTACCCATATCCCGTCTCCGGTGCCGTCGGCACGATGCCGAACGTGGCCAGGGCGCCATGCTCGACCAGTGCGGCCGCGCGCAGGATCGCGCCATAGAACGCTTCGGTGTCGCTGATCACGTGATCGGCCGGCAAGACCAGCATCACTGCTTCGGCATCGATCGCCTTCAGGTAATGCGCGGCGGCGGCGATGGCCGGCGCCGTATTGCGACCTTCCGGCTCGAGCAGGATGCCGAGTGGCTTGACGTTGATCTCGCGCAGCTGTTCGGCGACGAGGAAACGGTGCTCGTTGCCGCAAACGATCAACGGCTGC belongs to Pseudoduganella albidiflava and includes:
- a CDS encoding mannose-1-phosphate guanylyltransferase/mannose-6-phosphate isomerase, yielding MKIYPVILSGGAGTRLWPLSRAALPKQLLPVVADKTMLQDTALRLNGRPGLMQPLIVCGNEHRFLVAEQLREINVKPLGILLEPEGRNTAPAIAAAAHYLKAIDAEAVMLVLPADHVISDTEAFYGAILRAAALVEHGALATFGIVPTAPETGYGYIKGGEPLPVGDNCLKVDRFVEKPDRATAEEFVNAGTYFWNSGMFLFRAGDYLKELQQFQPAIASATAEAVEKGYRDLDFCRLDEAAFAASPSDSIDYAVMEHTRHAVVVPAAIGWNDVGSWSALWEVQQHDSNGNVSRGDVYLDGVKNSLVRAENRCVAVIGLEDVVVVETNDAVLVARKDQVQRVKQVVDHLKCQDRTEHLHHTKVYRPWGCYEGIDVGDRFQVKRITVNPGGKLSLQMHHHRAEHWIVVSGTARVTCGDKVELLTENESTYIPIGMSHRLENPGKLPLHLIEVQSGSYLGEDDIVRFEDVYQRT
- a CDS encoding FxDxF family PEP-CTERM protein — translated: MKKLYPLCLAVLLAFGTHAHAAYIDQSRIVDMSTTLTASGSFAFSRTVETAAAALGEEFNGFSDRYTFKLNAASAVTGLMTSVPYDDETGLGITGFNLYQEGVTEAVYYGTLHDPFDQTWLFKGTDMLKAGNYFLEVNGFATATNASYSGTLSVSPVPEPGTLALMLGGLGVLGVALRRRG
- a CDS encoding TIGR03790 family protein, with the protein product MAAAIVHAAPALQPAQLAVVINDDEPNSVELGEYYRTARGIPDANIVHVRIPGKPRKLTAEQFADLKAEIDGKLKPGVQAVLMVWTAPYAVECNGITAAYALGYDAAQCIRTCAPGKASPYFNASALPGRVQPGMRLAMLLPTESVEEGKALIDRGKASGFRVSEAGAYYLVTSEQARNSRARFFPKPGAIPQRKLTIHTLGADALEGKRDIMIYQTGKARVPKLETLQFMPGALADHLTSTGGDLLGGGQMSSLQWLQAGATASYGTVSEPCNFWQKFPNPAVLLRHYANGSTAIEAYWRSVAWPAQGVFIGEPLAAPYRR
- a CDS encoding FxDxF family PEP-CTERM protein, which translates into the protein MKRTLFVTAALVLMAGAHAANVSSPVETLTVQTGKNSLAFDNNFSNTLAGDTFADRFDFTLGGKASVRFVATSTAAGRNESLDLTGFGIYDALTNLAVAPGKLSFLNADGVFDKWTLSASNLAAGAYYFQVSGTMLAPGGSYAANGTLTVSPVPEPAMPAMLLGGLAVLAFAARRNAK